From Rhododendron vialii isolate Sample 1 chromosome 7a, ASM3025357v1:
ATTTCTTgcaggcttcattccaatccagcttcacttcTTTCTGAGTCAGCCTGGTCATGGGTTTGGCTAAGGTCGAGAAGTCTGGTATAAATCTCCGGTAATATTCTGCCAATCCTAAGAAACTCCTGATTTCAAATACTGAGGTGGACGGTTTCCAGATCAGCACAGCTTCGACTTTATTTTCGTCCACCGTGAttccttccttggatactacatgtcccaagaacttaaccacttctagccaaaactcgcatttacttgccttggcgAAAAATTGGTTATCTCAAAGTACTTGTAGTGCTATTCGAAAGTGTTCCTCACGCTCATCCTTATTGGcggagtatatcaagatgtcgTCAATGATTaccactacaaatttgtctaagtagggttgaaagatcttgttcatgagacacatgaataccaCCGGAGCGTTAGTCAATCCAAAcggcatcactacaaactcgtagtgccTGTATCTGGTGCGGAAGGCTGTCTTGGCGATATCTTCGTCTCGGATCCTCAActgatgatagcctgatcggagatcaATCTTAGAAAAGTAGGTTGCTCTTCTTAACTGATCAaataggtcatcgatcctaagcaacggatatcggttcttgactGTGACCTGGTTTAACTTTCTATAGTCAATACATAGTCGTAGtgttccttccttcttcttcacgaacaatgcAGGTGCTCCCCATGGCGATGTACTTGGTCGGATGAATCCTTTGTCCAACAGTtctgcaattgggtcttgagctcctttagttctgcaggggccattcggtatggtGCCATTGAGATTGGTGTTGTTtccggttggagttctatagagaagtctatctcccTTTGAGGTGGTAAGCccggaagttcttcagggaaaacatcggcgtactcACACACGATGTGCGGTAATCCCAATTCCATCCAGTCGATTTCTTCCATTTGGATACTAGCTggccatccaaacagttgattctgccaccggGATCCCTCCGTCGTCGAGCTTGccgtttgtctatcccccttaaatcaGAAACGAGTCCCTTCGGAGGTATGAGTCGTCACcgtcttctgatggcagtctatgactgctcgatgagctgatagccaatccattccaaGGATTACGTCGAAATTCGCAATATCGATCACTCTAAGATCGCAGGTTAGACGTAGGTTGGCTATATCtatctcgcaccctctacatTCTAgattaacagctatactcccccccaTCGGCGATTTGACTATCATACTCATACTAAGGGGTTATGTTTCTAGTGCGAGAGCAGTTACACAGGTAGAAGATATAaacgaatgcgatgctccaaAGTCAAACAATGCTTGAACGCAGGTACTATACaataatagcgtaccttggatcaccgAGTGATCCTGTTCCTGCTCTTTAGTTTGTAGTGCGAAGATGCGCCCTCTAGTGTTCTGCTGGGTTCCCAAGGGCTGCTTCCCCTTGTTCTGCCCGTTCAGCTGCTGTGATGGGCCTCCGGGGTTTTGCTTCCCAAATCCGGCTTGTCCTGGCTATTGAGCCTTCTGGCCTCCAAAGCTTCCAGTTCTCTCCCTCGGGGGTTGGGGGCATTCTCGTttgtagtggcccatagcctgacaaTTAAAGCACTGTACTGTCGCTATGTCTCTGCCACCCCTCTGTGGTTCGCCACGTCCTGGTGCAGCAATCTTCCAAGGTTGGTTGTTTCGGATCGGGGTGAAGGGTTTGGTAGGGTAGGGTTCACGGTTGTTGCTGGAAGGTTGAGTTCGAATTGGTCCGCTAGTGTTGTTtgttgccttcctccatcgggtcTTGAAAATCATTCTCTTCGCTTTCCAGTCGAAGAGCACACTTCACCACACCGGAATAGGTGGGGAAAGCCTGAGCTACCACAGCCCTTCTAGCAGTGGTCAGCCCCCACTCAAACCTTCTCGCCTTCTTGTCCTCCGTTGCAACGGCAGTTTGGGCGTAATGAGACAGCTCTTCGAATTTGGCTGCGTACTGAGTGACGGTCATCGTTTTTTGCTTCAGGTTAAGGAACTCTTGCTCCTTGGCCAAACGAAGGGGTgtgggaaagtacttgtcgagaaacagGGTCTCGAACTCGTcgaaggtcatggtggctatggcatgggttgcctccatcagatcccaccaataATGGGCCTCTCCTTTCAGCTGGTatgtggctaaggccacacgatctccattTCGGGTAATCTcaaaggtgtccaggatcaccttaaCTTCCTTCAACCATGTTTCAGCCACGGTGGGGTTGGTATCTCCATTGAAGGTCGGAGGTCGGCGtttgcaaaattcattcatcACTCGGGTTTGGGTCATAGGTTCACCCTTGCGGTTTTGGTTTCGGCGGTTGGTGTTTAAGGCGGTTATAAGCGCTTGCATGATTTGAGCTAGGTCGGGGTTAGTGTTAGAGGATTCACCATTCTCGTATCGTAGtccactgcgtcggttcaccatctacgagtaaaaattaTAAAGGGGGcggtttagtctacttaaaaattttccttttataaaCGCAATTTATCATATAATATgcaacaatatttttaaaacaaagcaagcttttcatagataagcaagAGATTACAATcgtaagcatagagttctactataaaacaagtagcCTGAATacaagattcctaatacaagttgaaacgatCCTACTACATGGTTTTTCTAGCCTTAGTGCTTCAAGGGCAACTCAAGCTATCGGAATCTTATTCTAATACTACTACTCTACTGACGAGGTGGAATAAGTCCGAATAACTCTCTTAGCTGCTCCATCCACTTCTTCTCCCTTATTTCGAGCCAACGCTCTCCCTCTCGGCGAATCTTCTCGGCTAGCTCCCTAAGCTGAGGGTCCTGAGGGTCGACTGCCATGTGCTAGTCCTCGCTGGTAAAGGGTGTCATCATAACTAGCTCGTACAACTGGCCACCGGTCTCGGGGTCGCGAACTCCCAAGTGGGGTATGGGAATGAGGCTCTCGGGTGCTAGCAAGGTCTTGTAGTATAATAGATCTGCTACTGTGATTGTGCGGCTATCCATATCTACAAAGCAAAATTATATATTTAGACTTAAAGGTGTACGGTGTAGACTGAACATACACAAAACAGTGATCATACACAAAGAGGAAAATACAAGTCTTTTCATTACCAAATAAACAAGTACATCATAGATGGCTTATATAATCCTAAACTTCCTACTACATTCTGATTACATCAGGAGATCCAACTACTTGCTTAGCTTTCTTAACTGGTCTAGAAAATGTTTGGAAACTCGATCCTAATAGCACCTATGTCGGCCTCGAAAGGTGATGGAGGCACATCTCCGATGTCGGAGTATATGTCTATAACCTCGGGTTCCGCTCCTAAGAATGCTTGTGCTTCTTCTTCCGACTCCCATCCCTCATCTTCCCAAATTTCCATGGGTTCTTCTTCGGGAAGTTCCTCTTCCTCGAAGTTTTTCTCGGGATCTTCTTTAGGATTCTCCTCAAAATTTCCCTCGTCATCGGGCGGTAAGTCTGGGTTTGGCATTAACATTAGATGCTGCCAGTCCGTTTCATTTATTAGAGGGTCGTTGAACTCCTCGGGGTCCTCTTCAGGGTCTTCCTTGGGATCCTCCCCAATCATGTTAACGGGCGGTATCATTGGAATTAAGGCGAGGGCTGCTTCAGCATCGTCCTCCTCATTACCCTCAATTAGGAACACATCATTGATgggtgctatttggactaaGAAAGGTATCGCTTCGGCTacatcttcttcctcttcattcACGGGGAGTAAAAAGGTACCATGCTCTTGGAAATGGTCATGAGTGTAGGGGAAGGCATAGGGAAAATAAGGATCTCCCACTTGTTGGCTTGTCATTGATCTTAAGGTGCTTGCAAGTAGATGAGCTTCCGCTAGTAGGTTGACTTGGTAGGGactcaagtgattcatctacaaggaaagtttcaaacctcaattagtaacgtTTTTAGACACGGGTTTACTCATACTAAAATGCTTTCGAGTTTCTAAattccacattcgatccttgatttaagtcatcatccaattgttcgggaaattccatgtaacgcccctgaattttggtcaataaaaatttcgttaaatatttgaattttatattttttactttttatattccttctatATTTCCGATATTTTGTGATAATTAGATTTTCGTCCctaaattttaaccattggCTAAGTAGTTTCCCGAGCACATAGAACTATATTctaaaccgattagttagaaaccAACTATCTAGTTCCTTGGAtccattacccattgggtaataaccgttagggaagttagtgaccctttgGTAATAGAGTCCTTTGACCAATAAACTACtgatgtgactagggaatcttccaataaatttgatttgactagtcataataaaggaatcttgtaccttatttcctagaagccaaccttgtcacttcaaactttctcatcaaacttactttattctttatccattggtccataatgttaggataacttttgtccattggttaataacattttcattattatattttgtttaaagtacatataggacatctagtcttttaagaaatcttattttaagtataaaagtacttgtacttcttttattcATTGGTctttaaccgctagggaaattattacccattggttaataccATCAGTCATTCTTTAATTGACTTGTACTTGAAAGACTAGAAGATTTAACTTGTACCTTGAGATTCTTTTGTACTTTAATATTATAGtttaataaaaacatgtgcttatttgatttctttaatGAGGGAATCTTGTACTTGCAATCTAGAAAGATTCATGTAGTACTTAATTGTAGTTGTACTTGgttatatacatacacatatatatatatatatgtgtgtgtgtgtgtgtgtgtgtgtgtatactagcatgagagagagccgtgggagagagagaaagagagggaggccggttgggagaggaaagagaaagtgAGGTGTGTGCTAGTGTGTAGTACACTTCAAGctacttaatagccctaagcctatttgcctaatgacaacctattgatgggccattatgacacaattCTAGCCTTTgattagcctaagatttgactataagctagacctaggttgtaattacctagattcacctaaaaagcctaagatcttacttgattctatagccttacacctaagatataGTTGGACAAcgcatggcatgacatgtgatgtgatttgataacttaatgaagcaaatccatggaggatttggagagagagagggccggccatgagaggggagggagagcccaagattttggctataaatagcaccccatgtttctcattcaactcacaccttcacctagcaacttctctctctagaaaatcctagtgttctagtttgttcttactttgttcttgagtgttcttaaagttcttcaagaaactcatccaaagccgccactaaaccgccacccgaccacctttcgatccaaaagtagtagtagtaatagtcaaggtcaagttttgagagaaacctttctctttcgaagctaccataagcattccgtaggaagttactccgctcgatcaccgacgtactttccgtagccgccctaccgctaagaagtaaggtagagtccctcgtccactaactcaacgtatagcatagaaccgtatgttaaaAAGTATATAGGGTTATCTATTGCTTAAAATGTTGGAATGCATAATTGTTACCGTTTGatacgaagtatttgtattttgatatttcaaagaagttatgagcatgcatacatgaattgcttgtattacttgtggtgtgatatgGAGTTGGTTGATCTTGTTGGATTCATGCATACTTTTGTCCTActgcggagtctatgcatgtaacgagacacaagaaccgagaaagtagaaacatggcacctagggtgtgtcaatgaaggaaaatgtgttccgaggaaggaaatattttgaaactacattatgaccggttttggttgcataatgtgagttgtgtgtgtgcgtgtgtaaaagaaagatttgtgaaaaacccaatgagaacccggagcggcggaatcattgtggggatactcgggaacccggagcggcggaaccgagggatgaattttcgaaaacccaaatgggaacccggagcggcggaaccattgtgggatactcgggaacccggagcggcggaaccgagggttttgaattgtggcttggttatccgcggagagaagccaatgcaattatgtgccaatgggaacccggtgcggcggaaccattgtgaggatactcgggaacccggaacagcagaaccgaggttgggtgtattcaaaaaaatgattttggaaaggttgaacggtatatgaaaatgatgacacggtctacgatgcgtcgcataggagaaactcagaaagaCATGACACCAATGCTaaataatgaatgtggatgtgtgattgttattgTCTGTTGCATATGAtcttttgtttgtaagttatgggttagcgggtatgggtttattctgctgagcttttgtagctcatggtgttacctttggtgaccctgacatattatatcggtggcgacgctggtataatgtgtcagaccttgtagatgttcaaggcgaacagttcaccgtggaagcttttggagcagaggagtttgctaggatggaagagcaggcagagtagtattaggaaccctagtttccttccttgttgaataaatgtaccctttagttatgatgtatttatgatgtaataatgagccagactctctttattatgtaataaatgcctcattaacgtacccaaaattaggggGCGTTACATCCCAGCacggtggtactgccaatttccaacaccttgcttcaatccgaagattgttttgttagaatttcacccaatttgggacggtaaacttaaactcaattcacgtttgtgcaacggtcaaactatctcatggttctacccattctacccatggccgacgttttgaacctaaaactctgataccaagttgtaacgcccccaatttttgggtacgttaatatggcattttattacaaaaacaaagtgagtcaggctcattattacatcataaacaaaAGGTAcattttattcaacaaggaaagaagctagggttcctaactactgctccgcttcttcctccatccgggctagttcttcggctccaaaggcctccaaggtgtagagttcaccatgttcgtctatgaggtctgacatattataccgatgtcaccaccaatataatatgtcagggtcacaaaAAAGACTGACCATGaactacaacgctcaatagaataatacaaaccctctaacccttaacttacatacaatacatcataaagtcaacaatttccacataacacatgctaatctagccaaaataattaacGACGACATATACGCATTCGATATTCAATCATCGTTGGTGTTcaagagttatgagtttctcctacgcgacatctcgtaagtcgtgtctcgtttttctcatttcataactcattcattatttcaaaaactcatttttaacacacccaatcttggttccgccgttccgggttcccaagtatcctcacaatggttccgccgtcccgggttcccattggcacactttgcattggctcctctccgcggataaccaagccacacacccaacctcagttctgccgttccgatctcccgagtatcctcacaatggttccgccgtcctgggttcccattggcacacaaaacacacaccacacaatgggctaccacgtccggccacattgcggtttccaaaatatttcacccttatcaaaacacgccttttcataaaccacaccctaggtgtcatgtttctactttctcgatttccgtttctcgttttcatgcattgactccgcagtaggacttttcacatacaacatcattcattgtaatctttaatctaacaatatcatccaactcaatatcataccacaagcaattcatgtatgcatgctcataaccaaccTAAAGAtccgaatacttctaaacaagcgataagtttctacctttcaaaaactgttttttcttcctttgtgggaagttcaaaacaacatatatttattcgaagttaaaagttgattattccaacatgctcaaacttcGATTTAGCGAAAACAAGTTTGtaaattatcatgcatttcaaacgtcaTAGGTGAAAGATAACtttatatacttaaagaaaacgGTTAGGGATATTCtatgtatacttagagataggggataaagataatctaccttgatccgaagctagtcggggccgaataagctagttggaaaatcctacgggtgatgaaactcgcaaatctggaccgaactttggatggcagtaactcggttaATCTTTGGTCGAATatgatggttcttgggtctaacttgaaggtctcgaagtgctctacaactttcttgaaggaagttggttctaaaaactaatctaagcaggagaaaaataagGATTTGCGAAgggacagtatgctgtctggaaaatgaattggtttctagagagaagtgagagtaAAGGAATGAAGGTGGGAGTTGaaatggcatgagggtggctctatttatagccaaaattggactccctctctctctctaaaggccggcccctctctctctctccatagctcaatctttcacatgtcaagcttgattgaaagcttgatgggttaggccatggggctatctaggcttgcatggctagatttttgtaccttgggttggattatggaatatttggtggaagaaaggatagtttgtacaagatttagtCTTTAAATAAATATAGAAGGACAATGAGAggatagattttggctaggaagaagatacATCCAAGGAttttgtagggggatgaaaacaattgatgttctAAACAACACCAAAGTGAAGTAGCTTACTCGTGCCTctccaccggaaccctaattcgtcatcggaaccctaatctgcaaaacaaacaaggggtgagcgcacctctgcctatcgtggcaaaggccctccaatgctaaagttagtatcatgtactagagaaatcctaattatcagtaggaaaaagATTAGATCGTAATAAACTGCGTTCCTCTTTCCTTTAGGTTTACTTCGTATTTATAGACATatgtatgcttgctgcccaagcatccctattgccctaggattcctaactcgtataggaacccaggatctcttggattctcgttcccttatcaattcatcaccttagtcctttttaggactcttttccttagctggccgaacatcctaTTCACGTTGGGTGTCTTTCCAGGATCCTCCATActcgggatctcatccttttACAGAATATTTACTGTACTGGAACCTTCTAGAGCATTCTTGCCGCCTCATGATTTAGGACTACTTCTTTCCCTGTTCGGCTATCTTTTTGCCGAACATTCCATCTAGACCAGTGGTCTTACATGTCACAGGTCTCTTTATGACAAATGACTTCTCCTGTCTTTTGTCTAAACATGTCGAACAGGACTTCCTGGTCCAATGACTCCTCATGTTATTGGCCCTTATCGTAGTTCACCACACTGCCCcgcgataagtcctgtccaatcttccaCGTGCTTtcatacaccacgtgttcggtaactaaatgtatctgttcgggaatacctccctacaattgctccccagctttatttatttgccactgttcgggggcaatggGTGAAGCTTAGAGACAAACGTTAGACCGAACTCCTCTGATCCCGGGCAGTCATAGTATTAATACTCATTGATGCTTTTTGGCGCCCTTGttattataccatttcggggtagtgactccacgtggcatgtttcgtatgcctttcattaattttgaactgacgttttatcaaacggcgtcagaacggcacccgctttccgttactttaacttgtaacggcgtgagaccTGTCGTTTCGTCTCCATCTCGCTCCCTTATAATCTTCCAAGGGAGGCTTGTTAGGGCTTTTATCCTTTCTATAATCCAGACGAAGAACCTCACACTTCTCCGCCATCGCCACCGTCTGCAAATCGTTCGTGCCCAGGAAACTGCCCTTTCGATTCCGTAAGTGTTCCACTTCTCATTCtaatccatttcaatttttggGATCTTAACCTTAGCTTTCCCTCTGGGAGTTTCgtctgtttctctttcttaaaATCCCCTTTCATTTCTGAGTTCCAACAgtcatccatggcggatgaaaacgaaaatactcccaaacccagtaagtttagaaaACTCTGCGATAACCTTACAGCCATAGCAGCCTTTAGGACTGAATACAACATCCCTGACAATGTGGGGCTTGAACTCACCCCTTTGGGGGCGGATAGGGATGGCGGCTCGTGGGACAGAATGTGCATTCCCATCGTAGCGATTGTCGAGGGTGGAGTCCGTTTTCCCCGTCACCCACTACTCCGCTAGGTTCTGAACTGGTACCGCCTCACCCCCATACAAGTTTtgacaaatgtttttaggctggtGATGGGGATTATAGCCctaaataggattctggggacccaatTGGGAATCTGGGATATCCAGTGGTgatatagtatagtactaaaccttGAGTACAACACGTattacttcaaggttaggagggcagacaAACGTCTCGTGCTAAATCTGCCaaattctgctcgtgaccatgagattgatttcctctaCGTAACaggagcattcgagccaataggggaagatggccaagtggtggggctccattgcccccacatatggggctatccacatATGCTCTCGATTTTGACttgaaattctttgtttaacGCCCTCTCGTAGCTTTTCGATGTTTTTAGTTTACACTTTGAATTTTGATCTTGCAGCGGATAACGCTAACAAGTGTCCTAGACGAGAACCAagttacgtccgaacagaggatataAATAGAATCCTAAAATACACAGGg
This genomic window contains:
- the LOC131332722 gene encoding uncharacterized protein LOC131332722, which produces MVNRRSGLRYENGESSNTNPDLAQIMQALITALNTNRRNQNRKGEPMTQTRVMNEFCKRRPPTFNGDTNPTVAETWLKEVKVILDTFEITRNGDRVALATYQLKGEAHYWWDLMEEQEFLNLKQKTMTVTQYAAKFEELSHYAQTAVATEDKKARRFEWGLTTARRAVVAQAFPTYSGVVKCALRLESEENDFQDPMEEGNKQH